The DNA window aatgaaatacGTCAGTCATGTTATAGCAACAAACACAacagtaatttcattttattatctatttaattttcagttgtagaaaatttcatttgataaaaattgacaataggctatttgacaatacgaaaaataaattgtgaattattgtattcagtgtatattatgaaagATATagtgaaagttgaaaataatacttaatttattcaaaaatccataaataaaaatgcatttttcaaacgtttgtcgcGTGATGGCTTATGATGATGTCACTTTcatgttaaccttgcttttctactatatgtaccacagattaaaatacaggaaagtgacgtcaccgacccattgcagcgccatattgtccaagtagcgtttttgcgcgctatttaaatatggaatttttaatatgatatttttcggtaaatatgtactataaataaatatagtcagTTAAGCAATTATTATCAATCAACCAATTATTTAACCACGgagcttaaaaaaaatacaaacgaattgataacctcctcctttttgaagccGGTTCAAAACTATGAGATGtgcacaaaaataatttaaaaaaatcctgcAGCCTTTTTTAAGTCTCACTAATGAATAATGTTCAGAATGTAATGTTTCCGCATTTTTATCAGTACTGTCTGAATTCGTTatcttatttatgtatttaaaatatcgtgtatatttatttagatttaatgcATTTCAACGGAATGAGAAGAATTCATTTTTATcactaaaataatatcatagtaATCATATCATACCTTCGTCGTAAGCCATCTTGGCGACCTCTATTGCTATTGCAAGTGAAACCTCCTTCACCTCAGCGAGCGATGGATAAATACGACCAAGCGCAAGATCATCTGTGCTGACATAGTTAGCTAGAGTctgcaaacaaaaaaaaatctgttagtaaattattttttatcttatgcTTCTTAAGGTTACACAGATTAAATGATAACGACTCAGAGCCCCCATAGAGACTTGTGCGCACATGTGTGACATAACTTTACATATGAGTAGATTAAAATCGACTTATATTGCTTACATTTAagctgttaaaaataattactcgaAATAGTAATCATTGTAGATTACAAAGTTaactatttgttatttattttataattctaatcTATAAACTCGACCCCGGCTTTGCACTGATTTTTGcttgtttctttactgtttTGGCCATGTATCATATATAAAGAGCTTCCTCTGtaattactctatctataaaaaaaccgcaaaaaaatccgttgcgtaattttgaagacagacagcggtaggcGTCTtctttttatgctatgtaatgataaacgcagtaaaaaaatacagtcgcttatttacgtttataaaaatataaataattggcaAAACAAAAGTAATAGACGACTGTTTGTCAACACTTGGCAACGATATTTTATGTGATTGCCAACAGAAATGAAAAGTAATGAAAAAGTAAACAACGAACGAACGAAACTAtccattacaatttttataaaaatctacaCAATACATCTTGTGCTAGAGCATTGAGCATCATGTATTTaagaacataaaacaaaaaatattatttaaaaaaaaaagaatcggACGGTCGGCCATATTATGGAGTGATGTGGTATAGGGCTTAGAGCAAGACATTTCGGGTACAATCCACTCATCACATACACTATATAtgtgatgagtggatggtaccctGAATGACAAAATcggtattgttgttttccggttccAATTTAATGAATATGCCAGTCAGGCACTAGGGTCAAAGGTAATTCTTAGCACCCGAGGTGACTGTGAACAAATACATATAGGCAGTTATGACCTTTTGAACAGGAggcatatatataagtttaaacaATCTACAGCTGAcctgttatatatgtatttatacagtGTACATTTTCACTTGCGTATTTATACAGTGAGAATTTTcccaacaatttaattattgttatattcgcGTTGACAATTGGCATCGAAAGCATCTCGGTTTATTTTACAACACTTATTGTGTACACAGAATTTCACGCCCACTTTCATTCTATTTACGCGCGGTTCCTTGGTACATTTATTGACAGTTAATTCATACATCAGACTTATCGGTTCGATAACCATAAAAATGCGTTTCCTGGCAACGCAATGTACCATTTTCAGCTATTGATAACTTAACCGACAAATTTGCTCTTATCGATAACTTTAATCGAGGTTTCCGTTTGTCATAAACTACATAAATAATTGGGATATCAATCTGTATGGATTACAGATCCACACTTCATAGCTCATGGCTAATATtagcataattaattttattcgtatagTTTATCTTTTAAACAACTCTGATTACCAACAGACAATTATTAGTGACAATTTAACTGATAACTTCTGAACTAGggataatcatataaatatacatgtattgaCTTTTAATTCACTTAATAATCGAATAATGAcacataaaattatcaaaaaaaaatagcaaatattCAGATTCTAAGCAACTAAATGAACAAGATGATTGTGAATGATAATTGAAAAAATTCTAAGATTACATACCCTAGCAGCAGTCAGGAACATGGTCTCTGGTATGTGATGGGTCGCCGTCGCGATAACACCTAGGGCCACTCCGGGGAAGATGTAAGAGTTATTCCCTTGTCCCGTGAGGTATTCCTTGCCATCATACTGAACGGGGGGGAAGGGAGAGCCCGATGCGAATATACAGCGACCCtggaaacatttaaatataattatatttattacacgatacatttatgttataagttTTTTCCGTCTCTCAGGCTCGTTCATTATAGCTACTATGtcagtaaaatacaattaaattcatattcatCCTGCCTAGGAAACAATAAACACCCACCCAACTACAAAAAATTCCACACTTTTTgtcattaatataatcttgtactaatatctttatttattagtttttttatggaataagttggcggacgagtatatgagccacctgatggtaagtaccatcacccatagacaatgacgctgtaagaaatattaactattccttacatcgtcaatgcgccaccaaccttgggaactaagatgtcatgtcccttgtgcctgtagttacactgtctcgctcacccttcaaaccggaacacaacaatagtgagtactgttatttggcgttagaataactgaagagtgggtggtacctacccagacgggcttgcacaaagccctactaccaagtacaCAGAACATCACATATGTTTCtacaatacatatttaacagagtaaaagaatatatattatataaggttTTGAATCGTAAAAATTATCAGACATAACTCCAAATCTGCGTTTACACGATAAGACTCGGATGCGAGTGGGCTGTATTATATGCATACCTTTTAGTACATACAATAGGCATATAACAGAGTGATATAGAAATGGCAAAAAAGAAATCATAGATGCATTATACAAGAATAAATGTTGgatattttcaataacattttgctttatttttccCACAACCTTGACCTTGGAGCAAAAATGCCATGTCTATCGACGAAGACGGTCTATTTTTAAAGACGTCGTATAACAATCTATTATTTACACTTCACGTTAGTCAGCGGTGAATTAAAGagtgatttatttgtaaaaactaGTTTTAGGCGGTTTCATTCGCTTTTCAGCACGGACACGAAATCGATATGATAATCTGAAGCTTAGTATAATCgaaaaaacgataaaaatttTATCGAATCGTTGGAAATAATTTATGGAGACATAATCATCGATAACTACATACAACTTAATATACATGTCCGTTGTTCactaaataactttaatataatactgaTCAAATTATCCCTGTTTTGTAAAAGTTGCtattgcatatgtatgtatatctagtATGGTTCGATTGGATATAGATGCATATAGCAGTATTTGACATTGgccatagacattggtgctgcaagaaatattaaccaatccttatattgccaatgcgccaccaaccttgggaactaagatgtgtcACTTATGACTGGCTCACACTTAAAAtcggaacaaaataatataatagaccAGATCAGCTTAAACAAAGCCCTATAAAACAACAAAGTTTTCTTTTACTTGACATAGTTCTTATTTTAAGGGTATTTCAGACTGTGTAACTACACTACAGACACATGAAACGTAAGATCGTAGTTGCAAATGTTGGtgattcattttaattactgtgttccaattttaaatataaataaaaaaagataaaatcattttaattgctTACTTCAGTGTTGTCGTACGCCGCCTGGGCTGTACATTCAGCTTTACTGGTGGGATTCGAGAGGGCGAAGATAACCGGACGTTCGGTGTTCTGAGCCATTTGCTTCAAAACGTTCGGAGTAAAGGCTCCTCCCACAGTGGAACAACCTGATAGcatattataagaataattcATAACTTGGAAcatgttttacaatataatatgacatagaaagaaaatattattaatataagtgatatttttagtaaacacataatcaaattaaatttatttatccatTAGTTAGAATCTATACGATCTTGATACAGTTAAGGAAGTTGTAcgaatacagataaaaaatataacattgttaGAAATTTATGAAGTACAAAATTCAAACTGGTacaaattatgttataatttgtacattttgtcataaaatgtttttatttattttttatcttaggTTATGAGAAAAAGATCTTAATTTcgaattccattttcaaatcaaaCTTATAAGGCATTCCGTCAAGTATATCAGTCAAAGAGTTGTAATTTTTACACACTTGACTCTGAAATATAGCAAAAATATTAGTCTTGAGCCTCTATCTACCCGGTTCCATAAGTTTACAAGAAGTATCAACAATATCGGCTACGTAATTGACTAACaaagaagaataaaaattattcaaaatacacaaatatgtaCAAACCAATAAGGCAGCTAGGTTTAATCTTTGCAATGCACTTCTCAAAGTCTTTTTCGGGCTCGACGTCCTTGCCGAAGGCCTTCGCGTGAGGTGGAACGCCGCCCTCTCGTCTCGTTGACAAAAGTCCGTCAACATCAAACATGTAGACTCGGTCTTGAGCTTGCTTCTCAGTCAAACCTTCAGACACCATCGCGGCAACGGTAAGGTTCGCTATACCGTTTGCAGCCTATTGGTAAAACATTTCATCAAAGTCACTTTcgtgtaaaataaacaaaaagtcaaagtcaaagtcacagcctgtaaatttcccactgctgggctaatggcctcctctctcattaaggagagggcttggaacatattccaccacgctgttccaatgcgggttggtggaatgcacatgtggcaaaatttctatgaaatttgtcacatgcaggtttcctcacgatgttttccttcaccgccgagcacgagatgaattataaacacaaattaagcacttatacatagtggtgcttgcctgggtttgaacccgaaatcatcgattaggatgcacgagttctaaccactgggccatctcggtaaAATAAACACAGACACATTTTCGAAAGCAAAGTAACAAGTTATAAATCCGCCTATTTTTACGAAAAGGTTTGGAGATCATTCATTCCATCCTTAAAAGATGGTTGTTACACACACCtggcaggtttccttacgatatttgcTTTCAACGCCGCACAAAATAGATTATACATATAGATCCAGGATATGAAAACATAATGCTGTGTTTgaacattaaatatttcgtttaagATTCGAATATTTGAAACTGGGTCACTATTCTCCTATTCTTAACTTTAAGTTAGCATTGTGTTAGTatacgttaaattataaattcgttTCCATCTGCGCATGTCATATTAATTACTACGCCTTTCAGTAGTTCTAGCAAAACGTGCCGCCTTGAGCGAAATGTTTTGGAGATTGAAATATCCAATATTAAACGGTGTTTTTTTCCTTAGGTTGGCAGTCTGACAAAATGAGCCACCTGGTTGGTGGTTACCGCCGCCCATGACTTTGGCATTATTAGAACCATCCCTTACATAATCGATGCGCCAATAaatttgggaattaagatgatATATCTCTCGTTCCTGTTACTTTGCTTCAAAACTGAACAATACTTTTagcaagaaataattaataggcATTTATAATGAGTAGTACGTAGGAGTAGTAATAGAACTCCACTACCAAATATTgagtgtaaaaatatttatataaggaaaTAGTTAAAATGAAATAGTAACCACAAATATTCTCCTcattttgcaaattttatttaattcctatTTAAAACACCATTACTAGTATAAGTAACTTGTATCAAATATCATCAAaggaataaaatgtaaatagtacCTGTCAGTCGAGAGAAAATCTTTTCCAAAAATCGGACCTATAGTTATAGTTTACCTAATATACAAAGAATTAAACGAAATGACAAATATAGAAATTGTATTACAGCAAGAATGCAAAAGTACCAATTtcctacaaataaaatttattcgattaatgtttttttaatttaaattaattaaatctatatataaatcatCGAGTCAATTAATTGGCTTGTTACTGCGCTATTTTCGCTAATCTTATCATTCATACTGCTTCTAGTCAAGATAGTCGTCACGATTGCTATATGCGCTGTCTActtaaatatagaacatattCTTAAACCGACTCCGTCACAATACGgcattatgtaaatgtattgtGTTATACGTGTTACGAAATggcaaatattttcttttatctcGAAAACTAACTGACATTATATTCACTTATTTACTCGAGATAACCCAGTAGTTAGAATATGAATCTTAACTAAAAATGCGAGTTAAAATCCTGACAAGccactgagtttttatgtgattaatttgtgtttttatatttgttatatttggcattgaataaaaaaacatcgtaaggaaacctgcataaatATTAGAGTGTCTATCGACACGCATTTGAAAATCGTAATGGTAGTAGTAGTATTATCTATACTTCATGTTTTGAGTACATTTACACTgcgaatgtttttataaataaacctacGAAAACACGACATTGTTGTATGTACGATAATATTTgactgttattatataaaaacgctTAAGATAACGGAAGATCGATTACTTTACCTGCGTAATTATAAATCTGCAATGTCATcaatatcaaatcaataaaTAGAATTGATAACAATTACAGCAATGaggaaaacttttattaaatatacataaaacccAAACCAGATACAGTGCAGTTACTaagaacattttattatataatcattatatagtataaaacaaagtcgctcctCCCTGTCTGTCTTTATGTATTATGCTtggttctttaaaattacgcaacggattataatgcggttttttttaatggaatgagtcgagatggcccagtggttagaacgcgtgcatcttgaccgatgattgcgggttcaagcccaggcaagcaccgctgattcatgtgcttaatttgtctttataattcatcgtgctcaacggtgaaggaaaacatcgtgaggaaacctacatgtgacaaatttcataaaaattctgccacatgtgtattccaccaacccgcattggaacagcgtggtggaatatgttccaaaccttctcctcaaaagggagaggaggcctttagccgagcagtgggaatttataggcagttgttgttgttgttgagtgattcgaaaggaacgtttttgtaaataatatagtaaataaagacTGATAATTAGGacattctttactatatttagtatcaacggTGCGAAGCCGCGTCGGGTcgctattattactatataagaatatatttcacGGCTATAGAATTACACTATTGACAAATATCGTgtcatatatatgatataaacaaattacaaaaacacgATAATAGGTGAAACTAAAGTGACTCATGACGGACTAGCGTATTCAATACATACCGGAACACATTAATACAGTATTCAACGGTCGTGTTGAGCGATAAAATAATCGAGCGAATGGTTCATATAAAAGCACATAATTTATTTCcacttttatttacttactagCTATGAACGCGACTTAGTGCACGtttgaattcaataaaaaaagttatagctatagcctaagttacttctcgATATATTagctatttgccagtgaaagtcccgtcaaaatattGCAAGCTTtacagagataagccggaacaaactaacatagagacagacaaaaaaaatttaaataaatttattttggtatatgtccCGCATATAAATACTGCATTTAATAAGAATcgggttttttaatattacacacagACAATGAGAgttaatcatcatcatttatatgtatagataatatatttataatatgtgggtcgtagtgtaattttatttgtctaCAACCTCGAACTAGCAATActgattgattttaaataaaaacaattgatgtTATTGAAACGTTACTCGATATTACaagtagaaattattattttagcatTGACATTTAGGTCCTGTCGCCAATTTCGTGGCTTTTAAATGCCAACTGTACGTGAATACAAAATGGCTATGGATATCTTAAACTGTGGCCGTTAACGCAACTCAAAAAGGTGGGAAGAGTAAAATTAAACAGGTAAGCTTCTCGAGAAAAGTAGTGTTCCATTGgcaattgtatatttattgttattttattttaaatgtcgctTTTGCGGTAAAGAAAACCTGCCTGTAAAGATATTTTCTTTCGACATGTCCTAGTCTGTTTTTTAactgaaaaatctattaaaccCATAGGTATAACTTGTAACAGatgataaataacattattttttatacagcgAGGCAGTTTCACCCGTTTTACATTAGAATATCGACGTAACCAGAGTGATATTTTTGATATCAAACCTAACCTTCTTTTTCATTATGGTCACTATAATACTATAGTAAACACTCGACTCAAAGTTTACACCGGCAAAGATAAATTACGCGAGCTCGAACTATACcgattaattgtaataataattagtaatgggtttataaaacttattattgaCCAGTTTTGCCCGCAACTTAGCGCgcgtttaaatataacaaaaaaaagttatcgttgCAGCCTcatcatatacacatatatataaacattagcTATATGCCAGCGAAAGAAAGTTTTAAGTACCATAGTTACAAGTaagtaaatgtacatatatttacatatacatttagcataaaggaattattttaatattacaaatatacacaccaattttattatatgtataaatattcatGCATTTCCTTTCCATTATCCGACTATACCATCTATATAGAGACCTTGTGCTCTGACAAATGCAAGAAAATACTGTCGTAGATTTGTTATTATTGAATATCCTGTgctcaatgatgttctagtaaacagatacgtcattaacgcacaaaaagtgaagactagaaaacgtcccaattgggacgtttgcctttagtcgtttttatcataattatgccagtaatacgttataatgccagtaatacgttataatacatcataattatgtagaaatacgttttgcgtaattaaaacatctagttatctcttttacttattgtttttatcaagctatcctttttacttgtaacgaaatgtaaagtaaacggtccccggcgcggcacacttttttctgttgtttagtatggatataacatatctgtttattagaatatcattgactgtGCTTCAATTTGATTGAATTATCTGAttgataaaaaaactaaaataaaattggtataaattaatgataaggTAAACCATATGATACTCACAGATCCAGCACCAAGGAAGAAGTAGATGTTTTCGCTGAGTTTCCTCTTAGTGACCCTGACGGCCGCCATCATGCCCGCCACGGCCACGCTGGCGGTTCCTTGGATATCGTCATTGAACGTGCAATACTTGTATCTGTACTTAGCGAGGAGACGACCGGCGTTACCGAGCGCGAAGTCCTCAAACTAAGGAAACAAGAACGGGAAATTAATATGGAAAACTAACGGGAAAAACTATTCTACATACTAATAAGTATTGTTAATAGAAAAGTATCACGAATTCATCTAACAATTTAtagttacaacaacagcctgtaaatttcccactgccgggtaGTCTTACtacctctcactttgaggaggtttggaatatattccaccacgctgttcatatgatttctttgaaattcgacacatgcaggtttccgcacgatgtcttccttcaccgcctatcacgagatgaattataaactatatgatgcttgcctgggtttgaaaccgcaatcatcggttaagatgcacgcgttctaatcactgggtcatctcggcttatcttcttttatagtataaatataaatatatattaactttataatatgttccaaacttctcctcaaaggaagaggaggcctttagcacagcagtgggaatttacaggctgttgttgttataactttgttgtattatcaatataaaccacctatagtgtgtgtgtgtgtgtgtgtttttaattcattcaattGATGTTCGGTCGCCAAAGAGACCACTTGCGATAAGGTCGCCCTTCGCATGCTTTTAACTTATTGTGTTTACTGCGCTATTGTGATGTATTGTGTTTGTGGTTTATaaacatatcaatataaaattgcacataattataaattcaaaaagtttaattgcaAACATTAGTTTTATtcacgactgtatttttttaatgttgaaaaagagtaagtactgagtttcttgccggttcctctttgcagaatctactttacgaaccgttggtagcttcatttaattgaaaaatgacgattcaaaagtgcttttaaaagcctacttgaataaagtttattttcatttaattattattattatttaataacatcattttcaagtaaagaattaataatcattgaaaGTGGTTGTAGGTAGGTAAAGTCTTATTATGCACACCGTTggagtgtttattttttaactacaattgattgaattaatgtacatatgtattactCGATTATTTTCAGTCATCGAATCAAAATTAACTAGATAACTGTCAAACAACCAAACATAGTAGTTTTAAAGTGGTTTATACCACTTGGAACTCGATTGTTTCCTCCCATTAAAGAACATTAGGCAAAAGAACAAATTACTTGAAATTATTGCCATTCATTGTTATTAGGCTAAATTGTAGATATAATCTGTTACGGTTAGTGTTACCAGCTATAGAGACAGttgatttttattcaataaacattgttttattactttttttatttagtaccaTTAACAAATGaaggaatgagtatataagaggaagtttgaaaatGACACCGAttgccgagaagttatgtggaaggcggctatcatggtatgggcatgaaatgcggaggaatgaggaacatattgtgaggaaggccttgagcatggatgtggatggattaagaggtagaggacgaccaaggaaacgatggatggattgtgtgaaagacgatatggtcaGAAAGAATGTTAATTGTgcgatgacgtctgacagagaagtatagaaggagaagacatgctgcgccgaccccaaataaaattgggataagggcaagaGGATGATAACGAACCTAAACTACTTGAAGcgtattccaatggaagtagaaAAAAAGGTAAACAAAATAGCTTATTATCATACTACAATTCAATAAATAGAGAAAATATTACTATGCATTTACAAAATATCGTATTATtagcaagattttttttattacactaatATGCAAGGGTCAAGTGGTCAACTTCACCAAAATACCGACGAGACGTTTGAACATCtagtgttttattaattacaagtcGTTGACTCCAATGCTCACTTACTGTAACTAACGgcaatttattttactcttttaagACCTACTAACTTCCGCCTACTGTATCAAATGCATGTAGAGTCCCCCCTAGTGGGCCTAGTTgtcactttattttaataaacttctTATACAtatctgttttatataattgtcaAACAGATCATGgccatttttatatgaaataggtTACCCGTTACCTGGTGCTAAATGAAACCCCATAAACATTGGAGatgtaaaaaatttaatcatttcctacatcttcaatgcgccaccaaaattggtaactaagttattatgtcccttgtgaggACAAGGACAACCTCTctcactcaccttttaaaccAGAACAAAGCAATTGCAAAGCATTTGCTGCTTGGCAGTAGAGTAtatggtgagtgggtggtacctaaccaggtACACAAAGCGATCGAGAACACAAATacgaaattattacaaaatttctaGATACTAGAAACATTGTACATGAAACAGCTGATAAcaatagacaataaaaaaataatattttcagacACATCATCGAGacgaatatttattagttttcaaaACCCTCCATCACGATATCATAACCTATTAACAAATCATACGACTATTGCAAATTAAATCTTATGCCTTATTAAAAAAGGTCGAATTTCCTAAAACAAAATTCTCCAAACGAACACTTACCTGTAACAGTGTGTTCTGTCCATATCTTTGGACGCACGCTTCCATGAACTCGTCAATAAATTCGTCATACTCTTTACCCCTGACTCTCTTTTGACGCAGGCCGATGTAAAGTGGGTCTTCCAGTAAATCCTGTGCAAAATAAACTCcgaatgaaaacaaaacaatattgtatataaaataaggtaCGCGTCGGTAATAAAAACTTCTTATATCAATGCCAACTCTACATGAGAaagattaagttattttaatctaaAGCGAGTTGAATAAACTCTACTGTATTTGTTGTGGAATCGCCGGTTGTTTATCACCCACGTAACTCTTATTATGATTAGATACTGACAGAAATCTAATGGATTAAGATATAGAAAACTTTTTTAGACACTTTTTATATTGCTTTTTCATGTGCCTACACCCTGCATCGTTATGTATGAATAAGTATGCAGTAGATATATTTTACGTAACACGTAGATGGAGAGGGGCAAagggcccacctgatggtaagtagacACCAAAACCCCATAAACATGCGCTTtaccaaatattaaattattatct is part of the Vanessa cardui chromosome 14, ilVanCard2.1, whole genome shotgun sequence genome and encodes:
- the LOC124535086 gene encoding NADP-dependent malic enzyme-like, translated to MFSSIPRSFLCCSNGIVPNRALALALTKCPALLEPASQCRNYHEVTGNIICPNMVRGIDHLRDPRLNKGLAFTLEERQALGIHGLLAAKFKSQEEQLDICRISIDRYEDNLNKYLYLVELQDRNEKLFFRLLSENVEKYLPIVYTPTVGLACQRFGLIYRRPRGLFITINDKGHIFNILKNWPEPDVRAIVFTDGERILGLGDLGAYGMGIPVGKLSLYTALAGIKPHQCLPITLDVGTDNQDLLEDPLYIGLRQKRVRGKEYDEFIDEFMEACVQRYGQNTLLQFEDFALGNAGRLLAKYRYKYCTFNDDIQGTASVAVAGMMAAVRVTKRKLSENIYFFLGAGSAANGIANLTVAAMVSEGLTEKQAQDRVYMFDVDGLLSTRREGGVPPHAKAFGKDVEPEKDFEKCIAKIKPSCLIGCSTVGGAFTPNVLKQMAQNTERPVIFALSNPTSKAECTAQAAYDNTEGRCIFASGSPFPPVQYDGKEYLTGQGNNSYIFPGVALGVIATATHHIPETMFLTAARTLANYVSTDDLALGRIYPSLAEVKEVSLAIAIEVAKMAYDEGLASVYPQPKDLAKHVENQMYNYNYESSMPIVWDWKPEEKFNIRPIQPVPKNI